One window of Halorussus sp. MSC15.2 genomic DNA carries:
- a CDS encoding succinylglutamate desuccinylase/aspartoacylase family protein, with amino-acid sequence MRIEQLGEGTPEIAVVAGIHGDEPCGVRAIERVLAESPAVERPVKFVVANEAALERDVRYVEEDLNRAFPGDPDADTHERRLADALAREVRDCTTLSLHSTQSYADPFALVDTVDAVARSVCPYLPVSVVVETGAESDGRLIEYPHVVEAECGLQGSDEAADNAVELVHGFLEATGALTDAEPVAGEDRGEVEVFSLGHPVPKNAADEYEVFAENFERVSAGEAFAAADGRELVADEPFHPVLMSPYGYENVFGYRGERVGVLDV; translated from the coding sequence ATGCGAATCGAGCAGTTGGGCGAGGGTACGCCCGAGATTGCCGTGGTCGCCGGAATTCACGGCGACGAACCGTGTGGCGTCCGGGCCATCGAGCGAGTTCTCGCCGAATCCCCCGCGGTCGAGCGCCCCGTCAAGTTCGTCGTGGCGAACGAGGCGGCGCTGGAACGAGACGTCCGGTACGTCGAGGAGGACCTCAACCGTGCGTTCCCGGGCGACCCGGACGCGGACACCCACGAGCGACGGTTGGCAGACGCGCTGGCACGCGAGGTGAGAGACTGCACCACGCTGTCGCTGCACTCCACCCAGTCGTACGCCGACCCGTTCGCGCTGGTCGATACGGTCGATGCGGTCGCGCGCTCGGTCTGTCCGTACCTCCCGGTCTCCGTGGTCGTCGAGACCGGGGCCGAGAGCGACGGCAGACTCATCGAGTACCCCCACGTCGTCGAGGCCGAGTGCGGTCTGCAGGGGTCCGACGAGGCCGCCGACAACGCCGTGGAACTCGTTCACGGGTTCCTCGAAGCGACCGGCGCGCTGACAGACGCCGAACCCGTCGCGGGCGAGGACCGCGGCGAGGTCGAGGTGTTCAGCCTCGGCCACCCGGTGCCCAAGAACGCGGCCGACGAGTACGAGGTGTTCGCCGAGAACTTCGAACGCGTCTCGGCGGGCGAAGCGTTCGCCGCCGCCGACGGGCGGGAACTGGTCGCCGACGAACCGTTCCATCCGGTGCTGATGTCGCCGTACGGCTACGAGAACGTCTTCGGCTACCGCGGCGAACGCGTCGGCGTCCTCGACGTCTGA
- the psmA gene encoding archaeal proteasome endopeptidase complex subunit alpha, with amino-acid sequence MQGQAQQQAYDRGITIFSPDGRLYQVEYAREAVKRGTASIGIRTEGGIVLAVDKRIRSELMERTSVEKIHKADDHIGIASAGHVADARQLIDFARKQTQVNRLRYGEPIGVETLTKEVTDHIQQYTQVGGARPFGVALIIGGIEDGEPRLYETDPSGTPYEWKALAVGADRGELQEYLEDNYAEAMDLDGGIELALRALGSVNDELTPEGVGIATVDAETEQFMELSNDETEEYLAELGLLGGEDDGEPEEEEE; translated from the coding sequence ATGCAGGGACAAGCCCAACAGCAGGCCTACGACCGTGGGATTACCATCTTCTCCCCGGACGGACGGCTCTACCAAGTCGAATACGCCCGTGAGGCCGTCAAGCGCGGCACGGCGAGTATCGGTATCCGCACGGAAGGCGGCATCGTGCTCGCGGTGGACAAGCGCATCCGTTCGGAACTCATGGAGCGGACCAGTGTCGAGAAGATTCACAAGGCCGACGACCACATCGGCATCGCCTCCGCGGGCCACGTCGCCGACGCCCGCCAGCTCATCGACTTCGCCCGGAAGCAGACGCAGGTCAACCGCCTGCGCTACGGCGAACCCATCGGCGTCGAGACGCTGACCAAAGAGGTCACCGACCACATCCAGCAGTACACGCAGGTTGGTGGCGCGCGCCCGTTCGGCGTCGCGCTCATCATCGGCGGTATCGAGGACGGCGAACCGCGCCTCTACGAGACCGACCCCTCGGGGACGCCCTACGAGTGGAAGGCGCTCGCGGTCGGCGCGGACCGCGGCGAACTGCAGGAGTACCTCGAAGACAACTACGCCGAAGCGATGGACCTCGACGGCGGCATCGAACTCGCGCTCCGCGCGCTCGGGTCCGTCAACGACGAACTCACTCCGGAGGGCGTCGGCATCGCCACCGTGGACGCCGAAACCGAGCAGTTCATGGAACTCTCGAACGACGAGACCGAAGAGTACCTCGCCGAACTCGGCCTGCTCGGCGGCGAGGACGACGGCGAACCGGAAGAAGAAGAGGAGTAA
- a CDS encoding Rpp14/Pop5 family protein — MKHLPKHLRPRWRYLAVGLEAWPDADFDRRDFQRSVWFAAQNLLGDAGSADADLQVLQFEFGDGTGEAIVRARHGHADEARAALACIDEVKNDHVGVRVRGISGTVRACEEKYLGADGQFPDERKVVFGDAQRSAVERDGLLDVRTDGAFAGATELDFE, encoded by the coding sequence ATGAAGCACCTCCCGAAGCACCTCCGACCCAGATGGCGATACCTCGCCGTCGGACTCGAAGCGTGGCCGGACGCCGACTTCGACCGCCGGGACTTCCAGCGGAGCGTCTGGTTCGCGGCCCAGAACCTGCTCGGCGACGCCGGGAGCGCCGACGCCGACCTGCAGGTCCTCCAGTTCGAGTTCGGGGACGGCACCGGGGAAGCTATCGTTCGCGCCCGACACGGACACGCCGACGAGGCACGGGCCGCGCTTGCCTGCATCGACGAAGTGAAAAACGACCACGTCGGCGTTCGCGTCCGCGGTATAAGCGGTACGGTCCGTGCCTGTGAAGAAAAGTATTTAGGAGCAGACGGCCAATTTCCTGACGAGAGAAAAGTCGTGTTCGGGGACGCCCAGCGGTCGGCCGTCGAGCGAGACGGACTCCTCGACGTGCGAACCGACGGCGCGTTCGCGGGCGCGACGGAACTCGATTTCGAGTGA
- a CDS encoding class I SAM-dependent methyltransferase translates to MKKSLEEHASRFDEVAGEYDDNQNDTEEYRAAVSLVVDHANPDESDTVADLGTGTGAIALALAEDAGEVIGRDISEGMMERAREKAAEQGVENVEFGEGRFREPNVESADVVVSNFAMHHLSDEEKREAIEAIAELGPRKFVLGDVMFFGEPNPDEPFYSPEVDDPSTVGHLADVMTDAGFALTAVERVHEQVGVLVAERGNGE, encoded by the coding sequence ATGAAGAAGAGCCTTGAGGAACACGCCTCGCGCTTCGACGAGGTAGCGGGCGAGTACGACGACAACCAGAACGACACCGAGGAGTACCGCGCCGCCGTCTCGCTGGTCGTAGACCACGCGAACCCCGACGAGAGCGATACCGTGGCCGACCTCGGCACCGGCACCGGGGCCATCGCGCTGGCGCTGGCCGAGGACGCAGGGGAAGTAATCGGCCGGGACATCAGCGAGGGGATGATGGAGCGAGCGCGGGAAAAAGCGGCGGAGCAGGGCGTCGAGAACGTCGAGTTCGGCGAAGGGCGCTTCCGGGAACCGAACGTGGAGAGCGCGGACGTCGTCGTCTCGAACTTCGCGATGCACCACCTCAGCGACGAGGAGAAGCGCGAGGCCATCGAAGCCATCGCGGAACTGGGGCCGCGGAAGTTCGTGCTGGGCGACGTGATGTTCTTCGGCGAACCGAACCCCGACGAACCGTTCTACAGTCCGGAAGTGGACGACCCCTCGACGGTGGGCCATCTGGCGGACGTAATGACCGACGCTGGGTTCGCGCTGACCGCGGTCGAGCGCGTCCACGAGCAGGTGGGCGTGCTGGTGGCCGAGCGCGGCAACGGCGAGTGA
- a CDS encoding RNase P subunit p30 family protein gives MPRYEGVHAYPDGDSTVARFAATAAEYDFDGVVVRNHSDATGEYDAERIADEYGVDVVDAIEIRADDPETASGHVGNYRPKHTVLALHGGTNALNRFAVESDRVDVLAHPMRGRGDFNHVLAKAAVEHHVHVEFDLSQVLRSDGGPRVQALQDLRKLREIVEKYDTPYVVSANPTSHLQLRAPRELVAVGETVGFSADQIRAGLRAWADLAERNRERMSDAFIAPGVKRGRYEEEP, from the coding sequence ATGCCACGCTACGAGGGCGTCCACGCCTACCCCGACGGCGACAGCACCGTCGCGCGCTTCGCGGCCACCGCCGCCGAGTACGACTTCGACGGCGTCGTCGTTCGCAACCACAGCGACGCGACCGGCGAGTACGACGCCGAACGCATCGCCGACGAGTACGGCGTGGACGTGGTGGACGCCATCGAGATTCGGGCCGACGACCCCGAGACCGCGTCGGGCCACGTCGGCAACTACCGACCCAAGCACACTGTGCTGGCGCTCCACGGCGGGACCAACGCGCTGAATCGCTTCGCGGTGGAGTCCGACCGCGTGGACGTGCTGGCCCACCCGATGCGAGGCCGCGGCGACTTCAACCACGTGCTGGCGAAGGCCGCGGTCGAACACCACGTGCACGTGGAGTTCGACCTCTCGCAGGTCCTCCGGTCGGACGGCGGGCCGCGCGTGCAGGCCCTGCAGGACCTCCGGAAACTCCGAGAGATAGTCGAGAAGTACGACACGCCCTACGTCGTCAGCGCGAACCCGACCAGTCACCTCCAGCTGCGGGCACCCCGCGAGTTGGTCGCGGTGGGCGAGACCGTCGGCTTCTCCGCCGACCAGATTCGCGCGGGCCTCCGAGCGTGGGCCGACCTCGCCGAGCGGAACCGCGAGCGCATGTCCGACGCGTTCATTGCACCGGGGGTCAAACGCGGCAGATATGAAGAAGAGCCTTGA